The following are encoded in a window of Pseudalgibacter alginicilyticus genomic DNA:
- a CDS encoding sialate O-acetylesterase, with amino-acid sequence MKIAKIITVVIFSIISLKTNAQSLKVASVFGDYMVLQREKKVPVWGTSTPKEKITVTFNGQSKSTKSDANGDWILYLDPLETSFKGKEMIVEGNEKLVIKDVLVGEVWICAGQSNMVMSYNSSAEVRGLVPLASNIRSFYVENKVALKEQKDAPGKWKITQPKSAVAFSFAYFLNNLGDVPVGIIQASWGSSSIEAWMPRAMTKELPIFNTIMKEFDADKERVARIQQLINKPNWTNQENIFLRRNSNIIYNAMMHPLIPFACRGLVWYQGERNTRYIAGFPDVDGENWFHRVSGMKDYDEVLKKWIETYRKRWNDNDMHFMVVMLPGYGKGTQKKQNIDIESPTEESWAWMRESQLSAMELPNVSVVNTIDLGDVKNIHPTDKLPIGQRTALLAAKKTLKLKGEAVGPTLKNVEVKDGELIVHFNHAEGLKTIDGKVPTGFWIADDTQNWVKANAKIQDEIVVLSSLEVKNPKYIRYAFAGKPTVNLVNSSELPAYPFRTDNWEE; translated from the coding sequence ATGAAAATAGCTAAAATAATAACGGTTGTAATTTTCAGTATCATCAGTCTTAAAACAAATGCTCAATCTTTAAAAGTAGCCAGTGTTTTTGGAGATTACATGGTATTGCAAAGAGAAAAAAAGGTGCCAGTTTGGGGAACCAGTACTCCTAAAGAAAAAATTACAGTTACATTTAATGGACAATCAAAAAGCACAAAATCAGATGCTAATGGAGATTGGATACTTTATTTAGATCCCTTAGAAACGTCTTTTAAGGGAAAAGAGATGATTGTTGAAGGAAATGAAAAACTAGTTATTAAAGATGTTCTAGTGGGGGAAGTTTGGATTTGTGCCGGACAATCTAACATGGTAATGAGCTATAATTCTTCTGCAGAAGTTAGAGGATTGGTTCCTTTAGCTAGCAATATTCGCAGTTTTTATGTAGAAAATAAAGTAGCACTTAAAGAACAAAAAGATGCTCCAGGTAAATGGAAAATAACACAACCTAAAAGTGCAGTGGCTTTTTCTTTTGCTTATTTTTTAAATAATTTAGGAGATGTTCCTGTGGGGATTATTCAAGCCTCTTGGGGAAGTTCATCTATAGAAGCTTGGATGCCTAGAGCTATGACTAAAGAGCTGCCTATTTTTAATACCATCATGAAAGAGTTTGATGCTGATAAGGAAAGAGTTGCTAGAATTCAACAACTCATCAACAAACCTAATTGGACAAATCAGGAAAATATTTTTTTAAGACGTAATTCTAACATTATTTACAATGCTATGATGCATCCGTTAATTCCTTTTGCATGTAGAGGTTTGGTTTGGTATCAAGGAGAAAGAAATACACGTTACATAGCAGGTTTTCCAGATGTTGATGGAGAAAATTGGTTCCACAGAGTAAGTGGAATGAAAGATTATGATGAAGTTTTAAAAAAATGGATAGAAACGTATCGTAAACGTTGGAATGATAATGATATGCATTTTATGGTAGTGATGCTACCAGGTTATGGAAAAGGAACTCAAAAAAAACAAAACATAGATATTGAAAGTCCTACAGAAGAATCTTGGGCATGGATGCGTGAGTCTCAATTATCTGCTATGGAACTTCCTAATGTTTCAGTAGTAAATACAATTGATTTAGGTGATGTTAAAAATATTCATCCTACAGACAAATTACCCATTGGACAAAGAACTGCTTTGCTTGCAGCCAAAAAAACATTGAAGTTAAAAGGAGAAGCCGTAGGGCCAACGTTAAAAAATGTAGAGGTAAAAGATGGTGAATTGATTGTTCATTTTAATCATGCAGAAGGCTTAAAAACTATTGATGGAAAAGTACCAACAGGATTTTGGATTGCTGATGATACTCAAAATTGGGTAAAAGCCAACGCTAAAATTCAAGATGAAATAGTAGTGTTAAGTTCTTTGGAGGTTAAAAATCCTAAATACATACGGTATGCTTTTGCAGGAAAACCAACAGTGAATTTGGTAAATAGTAGTGAATTGCCAGCGTATCCGTTTAGAACAGATAATTGGGAAGAATAA
- a CDS encoding sulfatase family protein: MLLINKIKKLVITLVCYFLVCACSLALKTDNSKPNFIIIFTDDQGYQDLGCFGSSNIKTPHIDKMASEGMKFTNFYAQTVCGPSRAALMTGSYPMRNARNDNGDNPHPKLALSEVTIAEVLKPVGYKTGMIGKWDLAGHNPELFNPDLLPMYQGFDESFFTPGSNDARVHLIRNKKLVEKNADMSTLTKRYTNEAIHFIDKNKEQPFFLYLAHTMPHTKLAVSEAFRGKSEGGLYGDVIEEIDYNVGRILDYLKQTGLDENTYVIFTSDNGPWWIKKDHGGHAEPLRGAKTSAWEGGFRVPAIIRAPGKVPAGKTSENIVATIDLLPTIAKIAGATVPKDRVIDGVDVSEIIHGTSTELDRPFFYYQHHILRAVRKGKWKLHLAHGSYTKSIVSRKWPIHSAPKDRELFTKPILYNLETDIAETTDVADENPKVVAALLKLLDWAKQDIGDINKRGENARPVGNEPYHTPNNLIPIDKK, from the coding sequence ATGTTATTAATCAATAAAATTAAGAAGTTAGTTATAACCTTAGTATGTTATTTTTTGGTGTGTGCATGTTCGCTTGCTCTAAAAACAGACAACAGCAAGCCCAACTTTATAATCATTTTTACCGATGATCAAGGATATCAAGATTTGGGTTGTTTTGGGTCTTCAAATATCAAAACCCCTCATATAGATAAAATGGCATCTGAGGGAATGAAGTTTACAAACTTTTACGCACAAACCGTATGTGGACCCTCAAGAGCTGCATTAATGACAGGTTCGTATCCTATGAGAAATGCACGTAATGACAATGGAGATAACCCACATCCTAAATTGGCATTAAGTGAAGTTACCATTGCTGAGGTGTTAAAACCTGTAGGTTACAAAACAGGTATGATTGGGAAATGGGATTTGGCAGGACATAATCCTGAATTATTTAATCCAGATTTATTACCGATGTATCAGGGTTTTGATGAATCTTTTTTTACGCCAGGAAGCAATGATGCGAGGGTGCATTTAATTAGAAATAAAAAATTGGTAGAAAAGAATGCAGACATGTCTACATTAACAAAAAGGTATACCAACGAGGCTATTCATTTTATTGATAAAAACAAGGAACAACCATTTTTTCTATATTTAGCGCATACCATGCCACATACCAAATTAGCAGTTTCTGAAGCGTTCAGAGGAAAATCAGAAGGTGGTTTGTACGGTGATGTTATTGAAGAAATAGATTATAATGTTGGGAGGATTTTAGATTACCTAAAACAAACAGGATTAGATGAAAACACTTACGTAATCTTTACTAGTGATAATGGACCTTGGTGGATTAAGAAGGATCATGGAGGACATGCAGAACCTTTAAGAGGAGCAAAAACATCGGCTTGGGAAGGCGGATTTAGAGTTCCTGCTATTATACGTGCGCCAGGAAAAGTACCAGCCGGAAAAACGTCAGAAAATATAGTAGCCACTATAGATTTGTTACCAACCATTGCAAAAATTGCTGGAGCAACAGTTCCAAAAGATAGAGTGATTGATGGAGTAGATGTTTCAGAAATTATTCATGGAACATCAACGGAATTGGATAGACCATTTTTTTACTACCAACATCATATTTTACGTGCTGTTAGAAAAGGGAAATGGAAGTTACACTTAGCTCATGGATCTTATACAAAATCTATAGTTTCTAGAAAATGGCCAATTCATAGTGCTCCAAAAGATAGAGAATTATTTACCAAACCCATACTTTACAATTTAGAAACAGATATTGCTGAAACTACCGATGTTGCTGATGAAAATCCTAAAGTGGTTGCAGCATTACTTAAGTTGTTAGATTGGGCAAAACAAGACATTGGAGATATAAATAAACGTGGAGAAAATGCAAGACCCGTTGGAAATGAACCCTATCACACACCAAATAACCTAATTCCTATTGATAAAAAATAA
- a CDS encoding family 43 glycosylhydrolase yields MKINFKKGCAYMSVVLIVLTLFTACGNNHSKKAKTVQEVSTNESKGEMVSFSYSEVTGIGKDSIYNRRDPSDIIKVGNKYYVWYTRMDKPIRSGYWGTIWYAISEDEGHTWQEQGMALGLGAEGDFDNHSVFTPNILAYNGKYYLYYTGVQPTPGNLEKKFEGNSTTDFTGIGVAVADSPDGPFKRVSNKPVIAHSEVSSDFDSYRVDDASLLVKDGKIWLYYKGRCIEHGTKGARHTQMGVAMSENPEGPFKKYDHPLIEKGHEVLIWNQNGGVASLASLSKSIHWAKDGLNFSPIAEELTTIPMAPGLYRPHLENGNIGNSIPGWGICMRQSNGEAHLFRFEINNMSHK; encoded by the coding sequence ATGAAAATCAATTTTAAAAAAGGGTGCGCTTACATGTCGGTTGTTTTAATAGTCTTAACGCTTTTTACAGCTTGTGGCAATAACCATTCCAAGAAAGCGAAAACGGTACAAGAGGTTTCAACTAACGAAAGTAAGGGAGAGATGGTAAGCTTCTCGTATTCCGAAGTTACAGGAATAGGAAAAGATTCAATCTATAACAGAAGGGATCCTAGCGATATTATTAAAGTAGGAAACAAATATTATGTGTGGTACACACGAATGGATAAGCCAATTAGGTCTGGATATTGGGGAACCATTTGGTATGCTATTTCGGAAGATGAAGGACACACATGGCAAGAGCAGGGTATGGCACTAGGTTTGGGTGCTGAAGGAGATTTTGATAATCATTCTGTTTTTACGCCAAATATTTTAGCTTATAATGGTAAGTATTATTTGTATTATACAGGAGTACAGCCTACACCTGGAAATTTAGAAAAGAAATTTGAAGGTAATAGCACTACCGATTTTACGGGCATTGGTGTAGCAGTGGCAGATAGTCCTGATGGACCATTTAAACGGGTTTCCAATAAACCTGTGATAGCTCACAGTGAGGTATCTTCAGATTTTGATAGTTACCGAGTTGATGATGCAAGTTTATTAGTGAAAGATGGAAAAATCTGGTTATATTATAAAGGCAGATGTATAGAACACGGTACAAAAGGTGCTAGACATACACAAATGGGTGTAGCTATGTCAGAGAACCCAGAAGGACCTTTTAAAAAATACGATCATCCTTTAATAGAAAAAGGGCATGAAGTGTTGATTTGGAATCAAAATGGAGGAGTAGCCTCTTTAGCATCTTTAAGTAAATCCATTCACTGGGCAAAAGACGGTTTAAATTTTAGTCCTATTGCAGAAGAGTTAACTACTATTCCAATGGCACCTGGTTTATATAGGCCTCATTTGGAAAATGGAAATATAGGGAATAGTATTCCTGGATGGGGGATTTGTATGAGACAGAGTAATGGCGAAGCCCACTTGTTTAGATTTGAAATTAATAATATGTCACATAAATAA
- a CDS encoding GH116 family glycosyl-hydrolase: MKIYKISAVFLMISCLLSAQSKSTDWPVLKTYDQAHIQKIKMPIGGIGTGTISLTGRGSLEDWEIMNRPAKGFNPTIENRGPVKEKGPFFAIYVEDGEGQKETRLLEGPPDESTYEGPWGATSNQHGLPRFGKASFKTAYPFGQVFLSDDDLPVEVVVEAYNPLIPGNVDDSSIPITILNYKVKNISDKEITISIAGSIQNFIGFDGTRGQTIKNMNTIRESQGVKGIHYTTEGVDSQSEQWGTMSFVSLNDGETSYRTSWQEMKSRWDKKRLDFWDDFSNDGILEKRENKNANAPIGSIAVKNILKPGEEKNFRFLISWHFPNRQTWDKPGFQKLIKTTVGNYYTTKYSDSWDVISKTLPRLKELETETQTFVSALIESDFPSEVKESALFNLAHLRTQLAFRIKSGHLLGWEGLFDTYGSCFGSCTHVWNYEQSTAFMFGELAKTMRDVEFGYATDDEGLMSFRVYLPLEEGQKWGKAAADGQMGSIMKFYRDWQLSGDDAFLKAHWPKVKKALEFCWIPGGWDADKNGVMEGSQHNTMDVEYFGPNPQMGFWYLGALKASAEMANYLGEKKFAKTCLNLFEEGSKWMDENLFNGEYYEHHIQPPMSEDNVAESLIGAADVKNAIDFTSPDFQLGKGVLVDQLVGQVFSHIVGLGYLANKENIKKTLESIMKYNYVENMVSHANFHRSYALGDESALLMAAYPGERPEKPFPYFTEVMTGFEYTAAVGMLQEGLTDDGLLCIRNIRDRYDGKKRSPFNEAEAGHHYARSMMAWAGILAITEFQYSAVEKSMTFTSKPGTYFWSNGFSYGTISVGNKVAELKVLSGELELEHFTLTGVGTQKIKGKTIKSGELINIKI; the protein is encoded by the coding sequence ATGAAAATATACAAGATAAGTGCTGTTTTCTTAATGATATCATGCCTGTTATCTGCACAATCGAAAAGCACAGACTGGCCAGTATTAAAAACGTACGATCAAGCTCATATTCAAAAAATAAAAATGCCAATTGGAGGTATTGGTACGGGGACTATTTCGCTTACAGGACGAGGCTCATTGGAAGATTGGGAAATTATGAATCGTCCAGCCAAAGGCTTTAATCCAACTATAGAAAATAGAGGGCCTGTAAAGGAAAAAGGACCTTTTTTTGCTATTTATGTTGAGGATGGAGAAGGACAAAAAGAAACAAGATTATTAGAAGGCCCCCCAGATGAATCTACGTATGAAGGCCCGTGGGGGGCTACTTCAAATCAACACGGCTTGCCTCGTTTTGGTAAAGCTTCTTTTAAAACGGCTTATCCTTTTGGTCAAGTATTTTTAAGTGATGATGATTTACCTGTTGAAGTTGTTGTAGAAGCTTATAACCCCTTGATTCCGGGAAATGTAGATGATAGTAGTATTCCTATAACTATTTTAAATTATAAGGTAAAAAATATAAGTGATAAGGAAATTACCATTTCTATAGCAGGAAGTATTCAAAATTTTATAGGTTTTGATGGTACACGAGGACAAACCATAAAAAATATGAATACCATTCGTGAATCACAAGGTGTGAAGGGGATTCATTATACAACAGAAGGGGTTGATTCCCAAAGTGAACAATGGGGTACTATGAGTTTTGTATCATTAAATGACGGTGAGACAAGCTACCGTACGTCATGGCAAGAAATGAAAAGTCGATGGGATAAAAAACGATTGGACTTTTGGGATGACTTTAGTAATGATGGGATACTAGAAAAGAGAGAAAATAAGAATGCTAATGCACCAATTGGCTCTATAGCTGTAAAAAATATTTTAAAACCTGGAGAGGAAAAAAACTTTCGATTTTTAATTAGTTGGCATTTTCCTAATCGGCAAACATGGGATAAACCAGGGTTTCAAAAGTTAATTAAAACTACGGTAGGAAATTATTATACTACAAAATACTCTGATTCTTGGGATGTGATTTCTAAAACCTTACCACGGTTAAAAGAATTGGAGACTGAAACCCAAACTTTTGTTAGTGCATTAATTGAAAGTGATTTCCCTAGTGAAGTTAAAGAATCAGCCCTGTTCAATTTGGCACACTTACGCACACAATTGGCTTTTAGAATTAAAAGCGGACATTTATTAGGTTGGGAGGGACTTTTTGATACCTATGGTTCTTGTTTTGGTTCATGTACGCATGTTTGGAATTATGAACAGTCTACGGCCTTTATGTTTGGTGAATTAGCAAAAACCATGCGTGATGTAGAATTTGGTTATGCTACTGACGATGAAGGGTTGATGAGCTTTAGAGTGTATTTGCCTTTAGAGGAAGGTCAAAAATGGGGAAAAGCTGCTGCTGATGGGCAAATGGGAAGTATTATGAAGTTTTATCGAGATTGGCAATTGTCTGGAGACGATGCCTTTTTAAAAGCACATTGGCCAAAGGTTAAAAAAGCATTGGAATTTTGTTGGATTCCAGGGGGGTGGGATGCTGATAAGAATGGTGTTATGGAAGGTTCACAACATAACACTATGGATGTGGAGTATTTTGGTCCAAATCCTCAAATGGGATTTTGGTATTTGGGAGCTTTAAAAGCTTCAGCGGAAATGGCGAATTATTTAGGAGAGAAAAAGTTTGCAAAAACTTGCCTTAATTTGTTTGAAGAAGGTTCAAAATGGATGGATGAAAATTTGTTCAACGGAGAATATTACGAACATCACATTCAACCACCAATGTCAGAAGATAACGTTGCTGAATCACTCATTGGTGCAGCAGACGTTAAAAATGCAATTGATTTTACGTCGCCTGATTTTCAGTTGGGTAAAGGAGTGTTGGTTGATCAGTTGGTTGGACAAGTGTTTTCACATATTGTAGGTTTGGGCTATTTAGCTAACAAGGAAAATATCAAGAAAACATTAGAATCGATAATGAAATATAATTATGTAGAGAATATGGTTTCGCATGCCAATTTTCATCGATCCTATGCTTTAGGTGATGAATCTGCATTATTAATGGCAGCCTATCCTGGAGAGCGTCCCGAAAAACCATTTCCATATTTTACAGAGGTGATGACAGGTTTTGAGTATACAGCAGCCGTAGGAATGTTGCAAGAAGGCTTAACTGATGATGGTTTGTTGTGTATTCGAAATATTCGAGATCGTTATGATGGCAAAAAAAGAAGTCCGTTTAATGAAGCTGAAGCTGGTCATCATTATGCCAGAAGTATGATGGCATGGGCGGGTATTTTAGCAATTACTGAGTTCCAATATTCAGCGGTTGAGAAATCGATGACTTTTACCTCAAAACCTGGAACTTATTTTTGGAGTAACGGCTTTAGCTATGGTACCATTAGTGTAGGAAATAAAGTTGCTGAATTAAAGGTGCTTTCGGGAGAGTTGGAATTAGAACATTTCACTTTAACTGGAGTTGGAACACAAAAAATAAAGGGCAAAACGATAAAATCGGGAGAATTAATCAATATTAAAATATAA
- a CDS encoding GDSL-type esterase/lipase family protein, protein MRNTLSGFAIVVLFLSSCTSKPTVMACVGDSITAGARHKKESATAYPKVIDNLLGADYVVVNLGRSGATALKKSNLPYWNCKEFSNVFAVQPDIITIKLGTNDSKPKNWNATGFKENYQSLIDTFQTITPKPKIYLCLPVPVFEHSQFSIDGDVVKHEVIPIIKSLARENNLPIINLYESFLGKGNLVPDGVHPAEEGAALMAEIITKELN, encoded by the coding sequence ATGAGAAATACACTATCTGGTTTTGCTATAGTCGTTTTATTTTTAAGTTCATGTACGTCGAAACCAACCGTAATGGCATGTGTAGGCGATAGTATTACCGCAGGAGCCAGACATAAAAAGGAAAGTGCAACCGCATATCCTAAAGTTATTGACAATCTGTTAGGAGCAGATTATGTAGTGGTTAATTTGGGGAGAAGCGGTGCTACAGCCTTAAAAAAAAGTAATTTACCTTATTGGAATTGTAAAGAATTTTCAAATGTTTTTGCTGTTCAACCAGATATTATCACTATAAAATTGGGAACCAATGACTCCAAACCAAAAAACTGGAATGCCACTGGGTTTAAAGAAAATTATCAGAGTTTAATTGACACTTTTCAAACCATCACACCAAAGCCCAAAATTTATTTATGCTTACCTGTACCGGTGTTTGAACACAGTCAGTTTTCAATTGATGGCGATGTGGTAAAACATGAGGTGATACCAATTATAAAATCTTTAGCAAGAGAAAATAATTTACCAATAATTAATTTGTACGAGTCTTTTTTAGGTAAAGGAAACTTAGTGCCTGATGGTGTACACCCAGCAGAAGAAGGTGCGGCTTTAATGGCTGAAATAATAACAAAAGAATTAAACTAA